One region of Juglans microcarpa x Juglans regia isolate MS1-56 chromosome 7S, Jm3101_v1.0, whole genome shotgun sequence genomic DNA includes:
- the LOC121241463 gene encoding histone H3.2 has protein sequence MARTKQTARKSTGGKAPRKQLATKAARKSAPATGGVKKPHRFRPGTVALREIRKYQKSTELLIRKLPFQRLVREIAQDFKTDLRFQSSAVSALQEAAEAYLVGLFEDTNLCAIHAKRVTIMPKDIQLARRIRGERA, from the coding sequence ATGGCGCGTACCAAGCAGACTGCACGGAAGTCGACTGGAGGAAAGGCTCCAAGGAAGCAGCTAGCCACTAAGGCGGCTCGGAAGTCGGCTCCGGCCACAGGAGGAGTCAAGAAGCCACATAGGTTTAGGCCCGGAACGGTGGCTCTGAGAGAGATCAGGAAGTATCAGAAAAGCACCGAATTGCTGATCCGAAAGCTCCCGTTCCAGAGGCTGGTTAGAGAGATCGCTCAGGACTTCAAGACCGATCTGCGCTTCCAGAGCAGCGCCGTCTCGGCTCTACAGGAGGCGGCCGAGGCCTACCTTGTGGGACTGTTCGAGGATACCAATCTGTGCGCAATTCACGCCAAGAGGGTCACCATCATGCCCAAGGATATCCAGCTTGCTCGTAGGATTAGGGGCGAGAGGGCTTAA